GAATACCGTATTTGTCCATTAAAAACTGAGCTTGAGTACCTTTACCAGCACCTGGCGCGCCCAAAAGAATAATGCGCATATCATTGTCCCCTAGTATGGAAGTTTATTATAAAGGCTGAATTCTTCCATAAGCGCCGCTGATACTCAAGCAACTTATACTAATTGCCTACTTTACGAGGCATAAAAAAAGGAAGCGCGTGCTTCCTTTTTAAATATGTATAAACTTTAAGCTTTTTAGCTATATAAAACAGCTATTAGCATTACTTGCTTAAATCAAGCATTAGCTTATTAAGGCGTGTTACAAACCCTGTAGGGTCTTTTAACGTACCGCGCTCTGCAAGCAGTGCTTGGTCTAATAATACATGAGACCACTGGGCAAACTTGTCTTCGTCTTGCTCATCGTTTAGATGCTTAACTAACTGATGCTCAGGGTTTAGCTCAAACACTGGCTTAGCTTCTGGTACAGCTTGGCCTACTGATTCCATTAATTTTTGCATTTGTGAGCTCATGTCGTCTTCATCGCTCACTACACATGCTGGAGAGTCTGTTAAGCGGTGAGTAAAACGCACCTCTTTAACGTCTTCGCCAAGGGCGGTTTTAATACGCTCAACTAAACCTGCTACTTCTTTTTCAGACTCTTCTTGTGCCTTTTTAGTTTCTTCGTCGTCAAGTTTACCTAGGTCTAAATCACCACGCGTAATTGACTGGAACGACTTTTCATTAAACTCTGTTAAGTGGCTCATCATCCACTCATCCACACGGTCACTTAGCAGTAATACTTCAATGCCTTTTTTGCGGAAGATCTCTAAGTGTGGTGAGTTTTTAGCTGCTGTAAACGAGTCAGCAACTACGTAGTAAATTTTATCTTGCTCATCGTTCATACGCTCAATGTATTGCTCAAGCGATACATCTTGTGTTTCTGAGTCAGTATGCGTTGATGAAAAACGTAGCAATTTAGCAATCGCTTCTTTATTTGCTGCGTCTTCTGCTGGGCCTTCTTTAATAACTTGGCCAAACTCATTCCAAAATGTTTGGTAGTCTTCGGCTTTGTTTTTGGCCATACGCTCAAGCATTTTTAATATGCGTGATGTGCACCCTTTACGGATAGCTTGCGTTACTTTGTTATCTTGTAAAATTTCACGCGATACATTAAGCGGTAAATCGTTTGAATCGAGTAAACCTTTTACAAAGCGCAGGTAGCTCGGCATAAACTGCTCAGCGTCGTCCATGATAAATACACGTTGAACGTATAGTTTTAGGCCGCTTTGACGTTCACGGTTCCATAAATCAAATGGGGCTTTTTTAGGGATATATAAAAGGCTGGTGTATTCAGTTTTACCTTCAACCTTATTATGTGCCCAGCTAAGAGGCTCTTCCCAATCATGGCTTACGTGCTTGTAAAACTCTTTGTATTCATCATCAGAAAGCTCTGACTTATCACGCGTCCATAATGCGGTAGCACGGTTAATACTTTCCCACTCACCTGGCACTGCTGGGATTTTTTCGCCGTCTTCACCTTCTGATTCAGGAACTTCTGCTTTGTACATTTGTACTGGCGTAGAAATATGATCTGAATATTTAGTTACAATGCTACGTAGGCGGTACTCATCAGCGTATTCTTTTTCTTCTTCACGAAGGTGTAAAATAATGTCGGTACCACGGCCTTCTTTTTCAATTTCTTGAAGTGTGTACTCGCCCTCACCTTGTGATTGCCATTCAACGGCTGTTGTCTCGCCTGCTTTACGAGTGCGCACGGTTACTTCATCAGCCACAATAAATGCTGAGTAAAAACCAACACCAAATTGACCAATTAACTGCGAATCTTTACTTTGGTCGCCAGTTAAGTTTTTGAAAAATTCTGCAGTACCCGATTTAGCAATTGTGCCTAAAGAGCTAATTACTTCATCGCGCTTCATACCAATACCGTTATCAGAAATAGTAATGGTGTTTGCGTCTTTATCTGCACTTATACGAACTCGTAGGTCGGCGTCACCTTGATATAGGTCGCCATTTGAAAGCGCTAAAAAGCGTAGTTTATCGGCCGCATCAGATGCGTTTGATACAAGTTCGCGTAAAAATATTTCTTTATTCGAATATAACGAATGAATCATTAAGTTTAATAGTTGTTTTACTTCTGTTTGAAAGCCTAATGTTTCTTTTTGTGCTGCAGTCATTTATGTATCTCCAATTAGCAAAGTGTCTGCGTTATGCACTTAATATGGGGTGAGGTAAAATAACTTCAAGGGAAAATTTAAAAAAAGCTTAAAGGTAGGGCAAATAAAAAAGCCACTTCAAAAGTGGCTTTAGAGATGCGTTACTGTGTATTTTTACTATAGCGGGCTTTTAAATTGCTTACTTGCTCGTGTAGCTCATCAGCACTCACCTGCTCAGGCGCTAGCGGCTCACCTACGCTTACCGATACCAGTGACCATTTAAGCCGAGGTAGTTGCCACTTCGCTTTGCGGCTAAACATACTGCCCCACAGCCCGTCTAAGTGCACGGGTATTACCGGCACGGGTGTGCGCTCAATAATGCGCTCTACACCGCGCCTAAACATATCCATATCACCAGTGCTTGTAAGTTTTCCTTCAGGGAAGATACCGACTAACTCACCGCGTTCAAGTGCATCGGCTACCTCATCAAATGCTTTGGCAAACGCTTTAGGGTTGGCTTTTTCGCTATCGATGGGAATGGCTTTAGCCATTTTAAATAACCAATGTAAAGCAGGAGAATAATAAATAGGTGCAAACACCATAAAGCGAATAGGCCTAGGTGAAGCAGCTAAAATAAACATCCAATCTACAAAGCTTACGTGGTTTGCAACAATCACCGCCGCCCCTTCAGAGGGGATATTAGACTCGCCTTTTGTTCGTACGCGGTACATACATATCGCTAAAATATAAATAACAAAGCGTAAGAAAAACTCAGGTACTTTAGTATAAATATATACAGAAATAAGTAAGTTAAGGCCTGCTAATAATAATAGCAGTGACGAAATATGCCACTGTAAAACAGACAGCGTGACAATACTTAATATGGCGCTGCCAACCATAAATAACGCGTTAAGCACATTATTAGCAGCAATAACGCGCGAGCGACTAGATTCCTGTGTGCGCTGCTGAATTAACGCATAAAGTGGTACTGTGTAAAAGCCTGATGCTATACCAATGCCTGCCATCCAAATAAAATGCCAGATCATATCGCCGGTATTTAAAACTTGCTCAAGGGTTAATAAATTTTCGCTTGGGGCAATATAAGTATCAATTGCGGGTTCTTGGCTTAACAAATACAAAAAGAGCGTTATTAAAATAGCGCCAAAAGGCACAATGCCAAGCTCAATACGTG
The sequence above is drawn from the Pseudoalteromonas espejiana DSM 9414 genome and encodes:
- the htpG gene encoding molecular chaperone HtpG, whose translation is MTAAQKETLGFQTEVKQLLNLMIHSLYSNKEIFLRELVSNASDAADKLRFLALSNGDLYQGDADLRVRISADKDANTITISDNGIGMKRDEVISSLGTIAKSGTAEFFKNLTGDQSKDSQLIGQFGVGFYSAFIVADEVTVRTRKAGETTAVEWQSQGEGEYTLQEIEKEGRGTDIILHLREEEKEYADEYRLRSIVTKYSDHISTPVQMYKAEVPESEGEDGEKIPAVPGEWESINRATALWTRDKSELSDDEYKEFYKHVSHDWEEPLSWAHNKVEGKTEYTSLLYIPKKAPFDLWNRERQSGLKLYVQRVFIMDDAEQFMPSYLRFVKGLLDSNDLPLNVSREILQDNKVTQAIRKGCTSRILKMLERMAKNKAEDYQTFWNEFGQVIKEGPAEDAANKEAIAKLLRFSSTHTDSETQDVSLEQYIERMNDEQDKIYYVVADSFTAAKNSPHLEIFRKKGIEVLLLSDRVDEWMMSHLTEFNEKSFQSITRGDLDLGKLDDEETKKAQEESEKEVAGLVERIKTALGEDVKEVRFTHRLTDSPACVVSDEDDMSSQMQKLMESVGQAVPEAKPVFELNPEHQLVKHLNDEQDEDKFAQWSHVLLDQALLAERGTLKDPTGFVTRLNKLMLDLSK
- a CDS encoding MFS transporter, translating into MQNNKQQAQGSLLGSKRFLPLFVTQFLSAMNDNVYKQSVLILLVFQAATLGDGALYSNLAAGLFILPFFLFSGMAGQLAEKTEKSKLIRLVKFCEIPIMVIGAASIFTQYVWLMLTTVFFMGLQSTFFGPLKYSILPQHVAPNELTKANGLVESATFVAILLGTIFGTYYITQTTGPAVISIAVLVLAVLGFLSSRFIPISEANDANLHFTYNIFSSTKNVFKALNAQTESVGKSVLGISWFWLIGAVILTALPNYVKHVMGGDELVVTSALVVFSLSIAIGSLLCEKLSRSRIELGIVPFGAILITLFLYLLSQEPAIDTYIAPSENLLTLEQVLNTGDMIWHFIWMAGIGIASGFYTVPLYALIQQRTQESSRSRVIAANNVLNALFMVGSAILSIVTLSVLQWHISSLLLLLAGLNLLISVYIYTKVPEFFLRFVIYILAICMYRVRTKGESNIPSEGAAVIVANHVSFVDWMFILAASPRPIRFMVFAPIYYSPALHWLFKMAKAIPIDSEKANPKAFAKAFDEVADALERGELVGIFPEGKLTSTGDMDMFRRGVERIIERTPVPVIPVHLDGLWGSMFSRKAKWQLPRLKWSLVSVSVGEPLAPEQVSADELHEQVSNLKARYSKNTQ